One Gammaproteobacteria bacterium genomic window, TCCATCTCGCCGTGCTGCATCTCGCCGTCCGCAGCAGGCTGCCCGGTTTCCGCGCCGCTCAAGAGCTGCGAGATGGCGGCCTTGAGGTTGGCGTCGGCGTCGATGAGGAACTGGGACGAGACGAGGACCTGCTCACCCGGGGTCAGCCCGGACGTCACCTCCTGCATGCCCTCGCTCTCGGTTCCGAGCAAGACCTCGCGGGGCTCGAACACGCCCTCGCCCCTGGCCACGATCACCACCGCGCGGGTTCCGCTGTGCAGCACCGCCTCGGCCGCCACCATCACCGCGTCGGAAGCGCCGCTGGCCCGCGCCGTCACGTCGACGTACATCCCGGGCCGGAGCCGCAGGTCGGCGTTGGCCACCTCCACGAACGCCGTGAGCGTCCGAGTCTGCGTATTCACCGCGGGACGAAAGAAGAGGATGCGCCCGTCCCAGCGGCGGTCGGGAAACGCGTCCGCCTCGATCTCCACGGCCTCGCCTTCGCCCACATGCCTGAGATCGTCCTCGTAGAACTCGGTCTCGGCCCAGAGCGTGGAGTGGTCTGCGATCTTCAGGACCGTCATTCCGGGCGAGATCCGCAACCCTTCCATCGAGTCGCCCATCTTCTCGACGATGAAGCCGGTGGCGGGCGAGAAGACCCGGACCGTGCGCGCGACCGCCCCCGACTCGGCGAGCGCGTCGATCTGCGCCTCGGTCATGTCCCAGTACAGCAGGCGCTCCCGGGTCGCCTCCAGGAGGGACTGCGCGCGCTCGATGGCTTCCGGATAGGCTCCGCCGTCCCGCAGGCGCCCGACGTACTCCATCGCCCCGACGAACTCGCGCTGTGTCGAGACCAGTTCCGGGCTGTAGATCTCGAAGAGCACGTCGCCCCTCGCGACCGTCTCGCCCACGTTGTTCACGCTGGCCTGCTCGATCCAGCCCTCGTACTTGGTCTGGACCGAGACCACCCGCTCCTCGTTGTGCGCCAGGATGCCGACCGTGCGGATGAGGACGGGGAG contains:
- a CDS encoding efflux RND transporter periplasmic adaptor subunit, which gives rise to MRNTKRLQLTAVVALGVAIGAGGALLLMRILPGEPMNEAQAGAGESGALAPGGQAAPAGERRILYWRAPMDPNYTSDRPGRSPMGMELVPVYADEGLADGQVRVSPSFLQNFAVRTAEVHRGSLPVLIRTVGILAHNEERVVSVQTKYEGWIEQASVNNVGETVARGDVLFEIYSPELVSTQREFVGAMEYVGRLRDGGAYPEAIERAQSLLEATRERLLYWDMTEAQIDALAESGAVARTVRVFSPATGFIVEKMGDSMEGLRISPGMTVLKIADHSTLWAETEFYEDDLRHVGEGEAVEIEADAFPDRRWDGRILFFRPAVNTQTRTLTAFVEVANADLRLRPGMYVDVTARASGASDAVMVAAEAVLHSGTRAVVIVARGEGVFEPREVLLGTESEGMQEVTSGLTPGEQVLVSSQFLIDADANLKAAISQLLSGAETGQPAADGEMQHGEMEHGEMPGPPGAMPGAASGMPPGR